The Strix aluco isolate bStrAlu1 chromosome 1, bStrAlu1.hap1, whole genome shotgun sequence genome has a window encoding:
- the PLEKHF2 gene encoding pleckstrin homology domain-containing family F member 2, whose amino-acid sequence MVDRLANSEANTRRISIVENCFGAAGQPLTIPGRVLIGEGVLTKLCRKKPKARQFFLFNDILVYGNIVIQKKKYNKQHIIPLENVTIDSIQDEGDLRNGWLIKTPTKSFAVYAATATEKSEWMNHINKCVSDLLSKSGKTPSNEHAAVWVPDSEATVCMRCQKAKFTPVNRRHHCRKCGFVVCGPCSEKRFLLPSQSSKPVRICDFCYDLLSTGEMTACQSTRSDSYSQSPKSSLNDVSDDDDDEDSSD is encoded by the coding sequence ATGGTGGATCGCTTGGCAAACAGCGAGGCAAATACTAGAAGAATAAGTATAGTGGAAAACTGCTTTGGAGCAGCTGGTCAGCCTCTGACTATTCCTGGTCGTGTTCTGATCGGAGAGGGAGTACTAACAAAGCTGTGTAGGAAGAAGCCCAAAGCGAGGCAGTTCTTCCTGTTCAATGACATTCTTGTTTATGGTAACATTGTCatccagaagaagaaatacaataaACAGCACATAATCCCACTGGAAAACGTCACTATTGACTCCATCCAGGATGAGGGAGACTTACGAAATGGGTGGCTTATCAAGACACCAACAAAGTCTTTTGCAGTTTACGCTGCCACTGCTACAGAGAAGTCTGAGTGGATGAACCACATAAATAAGTGTGTTTCTGATTTGCTTTCCAAAAGCGGGAAGACTCCTAGCAATGAACATGCAGCTGTCTGGGTACCAGACTCAGAAGCCACTGTGTGCATGCGCTGTCAAAAAGCAAAATTTACTCCTGTCAACCGTCGTCACCACTGTCGCAAGTGCGGCTTTGTTGTGTGCGGGCCTTGCTCTGAAAAGAGGTTTCTTCTCCCGAGCCAGTCTTCCAAGCCTGTGCGAATTTGCGATTTCTGCTATGATCTTCTTTCTACTGGGGAGATGACTGCTTGTCAGTCCACTAGATCAGACTCCTACAGCCAGTCACCTAAATCATCTTTAAATGATGTATCTGATGATGACGATGATGAAGACAGTAGTGATTAA